Proteins from one Juglans microcarpa x Juglans regia isolate MS1-56 chromosome 1S, Jm3101_v1.0, whole genome shotgun sequence genomic window:
- the LOC121247734 gene encoding transcription factor bHLH68-like, translating into MMAGNPNWWSIHPPSLFPQYAHLGSSSLSLNPLADNQEPQQPWSQLQLAKSSAGDDERFGLSNFHNKKLEIWEDQILNPSPRVPVLDEILKQEVSQNNLYDHGEEEFHAPRSSAWSQIMPVSSPRSYVTSFTNNHIFDISYNKVKGRNYQHPDHPSEIASTTAGGRFKKARIQSSSSQPPLKVRKEKLGDKITALHQLVSPFGKTDTASVLLEAMGYIRFLLGQIEALSSPYLGNTSKDPRNQQCDTQDLINKPKDLRNRGLCLVPTSCTQHVGSENNGADYWAPTFGSGF; encoded by the exons ATGATGGCTGGAAACCCTAACTGGTGGAGCATTCATCCACCATCTCTCTTTCCTCAATATGCGCACCTTGGATCTTCTTCACTTTCTTTGAATCCTTTGGCAGATAACCAAGAGCCTCAGCAGCCATGGAGCCAACTACAATT AGCAAAATCTTCGGCAGGCGACGACGAAAGGTTTGGTCTGAgtaattttcataataaaaagttagaaatttggGAGGACCAAATCTTAAATCCGTCTCCAAGGGTACCTGTTCTTGATGAAATTCTAAAGCAAGAGGTTTCCCAAAACAACTTGTACGATCATGGAGAGGAAGAATTTCACGCACCTAGATCATCAGCTTGGTCACAAATCATGCCAGTTTCTTCCCCGAGGTCATATGTCACCAGTTTCACTAATAACCATATATTTGACATCTCTTATAACAAGGTGAAAGGCAGAAATTATCAACATCCAGATCATCCATCTGAG ATTGCTAGCACTACCGCTGGTGGGAGATTTAAGAAGGCTAGGATTCAGTCCTCTTCAAGCCAACCACCTCTAAAG GTGAGAAAGGAGAAGCTAGGTGATAAAATAACAGCACTTCACCAGCTAGTTTCCCCATTCGGAAAG ACTGACACTGCTTCTGTTTTGTTAGAAGCAATGGGGTATATCAGATTCCTTCTGGGTCAAATTGAG GCTCTCAGCTCCCCTTACTTGGGCAATACATCAAAAGACCCGAGGAACCAGCAGTGT gatACCCAAGATCTAATTAATAAGCCAAAGGACCTGAGGAATAGAGGGTTGTGCTTGGTTCCTACGTCTTGCACTCAGCACGTAGGAAGTGAGAATAATGGTGCTGATTATTGGGCTCCGACTTTCGGCAGTGGGTTTTGA